From Barnesiella propionica, one genomic window encodes:
- a CDS encoding leucine-rich repeat domain-containing protein, with protein sequence MKPLSLSGLIMMLSFFLTVNLPCKAEQIIVTVDDPGTLSQKISPDKKFQITDLKVNGSLNGIDIRFIREMAGSDYYGNETDGKLAALDLGNVNIIGGDPYYMNESQALMYIAVSDKIGPYMFYACKSLQTIVLPSGITAVEDGYSFIDCPGLISVSIDPANQYYKAVDGVLYNKAGTELTYFPTGKSGHYPVANGVDKIAARAFAGCKGLTGVTIPNSVREIEESAFMECYALASITIPDNVQTVGKTAFSMCFSLASVTIGAGVSSIGEEAFSMCSELESLMVSESNAAYKSVNDVLFNKQGTVLLCFPGKKAGNYVIPEGVEEIATYAFASNTGLVSVIMPQSVTSVGNAAFWGCSDLNSVTMGNGVSTIGQYVFGYCNNLQRIEMGEGNVSYKSIDGVLFNKSGTELTLFPTGRTEYVIPDGTLSVGMSAFAYAQHLLSVTIPDGLHTIYSGAFLYCSNLSKIYSVPSTPPVCNGYLQFMGIDLSTCVLYVPKGELNTYKTTAGWNIFQNIEEYNFSGTDKIAADGIYEVARYNTLGQRLNEKTVKGINILQMSDGTTRKIFIP encoded by the coding sequence ATGAAACCTTTAAGTTTATCTGGATTAATCATGATGCTCTCATTTTTTCTAACGGTTAATCTGCCATGCAAGGCAGAACAGATTATCGTAACAGTAGATGATCCGGGAACTTTATCTCAAAAAATCTCTCCGGATAAGAAATTTCAGATTACCGATCTTAAAGTAAACGGAAGTCTGAACGGAATAGATATCAGATTTATTCGTGAGATGGCCGGTTCGGATTACTATGGGAATGAAACTGATGGAAAACTGGCTGCTCTCGATTTGGGGAATGTGAATATTATAGGAGGCGACCCTTATTATATGAACGAAAGTCAGGCTCTTATGTATATTGCAGTGTCGGACAAAATAGGGCCGTATATGTTTTATGCCTGTAAGTCTCTTCAAACAATCGTATTGCCGTCCGGTATTACAGCGGTGGAAGACGGTTATTCGTTTATAGATTGTCCGGGTTTAATCTCTGTTTCGATAGATCCGGCGAACCAATATTATAAAGCAGTGGATGGAGTTCTTTATAACAAGGCGGGAACGGAACTTACTTATTTCCCTACGGGAAAATCAGGGCACTATCCGGTTGCTAATGGAGTTGATAAGATTGCGGCTCGTGCGTTTGCGGGTTGTAAAGGTCTGACCGGTGTAACGATTCCTAACAGTGTTCGTGAAATTGAAGAATCCGCATTTATGGAGTGCTACGCATTAGCGTCGATAACTATACCCGATAATGTACAAACTGTCGGGAAAACTGCCTTTTCGATGTGCTTTTCTCTTGCTTCAGTAACGATCGGTGCCGGAGTATCTTCTATAGGAGAAGAGGCGTTCAGTATGTGTAGCGAACTTGAATCGTTAATGGTTTCAGAAAGTAATGCGGCATATAAAAGTGTAAATGATGTGCTGTTTAATAAACAGGGTACGGTTTTACTCTGCTTTCCGGGGAAGAAAGCCGGTAATTATGTGATTCCTGAAGGTGTTGAGGAAATTGCAACTTATGCGTTCGCGTCCAATACGGGATTAGTCTCCGTTATAATGCCGCAGAGTGTTACGTCTGTCGGTAATGCAGCTTTCTGGGGTTGTAGCGATTTGAACTCGGTAACCATGGGTAACGGTGTTTCAACCATAGGACAATATGTTTTCGGGTATTGCAATAATTTGCAAAGAATCGAAATGGGAGAAGGAAATGTTTCTTATAAAAGCATCGATGGCGTTCTTTTTAATAAAAGCGGAACGGAATTGACTCTTTTCCCGACAGGAAGAACCGAATATGTAATTCCTGACGGTACATTATCTGTGGGCATGTCAGCATTCGCTTATGCACAGCATTTGCTTTCGGTTACGATTCCGGATGGCTTACACACAATTTATTCCGGGGCATTCCTGTACTGTTCAAATCTGTCGAAGATATATAGCGTACCGTCGACACCTCCGGTATGTAACGGTTATTTACAGTTTATGGGAATAGACCTGTCTACATGCGTTTTATATGTTCCCAAAGGAGAATTGAATACATATAAAACAACAGCGGGCTGGAATATTTTTCAGAATATTGAGGAATACAATTTTTCCGGAACAGACAAAATCGCGGCAGACGGTATATATGAAGTTGCCCGTTATAATACTCTCGGTCAACGTTTGAACGAGAAAACGGTAAAAGGGATAAATATCCTGCAAATGTCCGATGGAACCACGCGGAAAATATTTATACCGTAA